The following are from one region of the Staphylococcus schleiferi genome:
- a CDS encoding MTH1187 family thiamine-binding protein, with product MAIVDVVVIPVGTEGPSVSQYIAEIQTKLEAFKQEGKIDYQLTPMNTLIEGELSDLFEVVQAIHELPFDKGLDRVCTNIRIDDRRDKDRKMNDKLESVRKHLQ from the coding sequence ATGGCTATAGTAGATGTCGTAGTAATCCCTGTTGGAACTGAAGGACCAAGTGTAAGTCAATATATCGCAGAAATCCAAACAAAATTAGAGGCATTCAAACAAGAAGGTAAAATCGATTATCAATTAACACCTATGAACACATTGATTGAAGGCGAGTTATCCGATTTATTTGAAGTTGTTCAAGCTATTCATGAACTACCATTCGATAAAGGCTTAGACCGTGTTTGCACTAATATTAGAATCGATGACCGTCGTGATAAAGATAGAAAAATGAACGATAAATTAGAATCAGTGAGAAAACATTTACAGTAA
- a CDS encoding MBL fold metallo-hydrolase, with protein MKISYLTLGIVSTNTYFIENDTELILIDPSSESKKILNRIQQSQKQLKAILLTHAHFDHIAALDDVLEQYDVPVYMHPEEFDFLSEPEKNGSVQFQAYGLPIITSHAQPTAIEEGHHQIGQFQFDALHTPGHSPGSLTYVFDEFAVVGDTLFNNGIGRTDLYRGNYETLVDSIQDKIFNLDETLPLYPGHGPFTTVENEYMNPYLHG; from the coding sequence ATGAAAATTTCCTACCTGACTTTAGGGATCGTCAGCACAAATACGTATTTTATTGAAAATGATACAGAATTGATTTTAATCGACCCGTCATCAGAATCTAAAAAAATACTAAATCGTATACAGCAATCTCAAAAGCAATTGAAAGCAATTTTGCTCACACATGCACATTTTGATCATATTGCAGCACTAGATGATGTTTTAGAACAATATGACGTGCCAGTATATATGCATCCTGAAGAATTTGATTTTCTTTCTGAACCAGAAAAGAATGGCTCTGTCCAATTCCAAGCATATGGCTTACCAATCATCACGAGCCATGCACAGCCTACTGCGATCGAAGAGGGTCATCATCAAATTGGACAATTTCAATTTGATGCATTGCATACACCTGGGCATTCACCAGGAAGTCTGACATATGTTTTTGATGAATTTGCAGTTGTTGGAGATACTTTATTTAATAATGGTATTGGTAGAACGGATTTATACCGTGGTAACTATGAAACACTTGTTGATTCAATTCAAGATAAGATTTTTAATTTAGATGAAACGTTGCCATTATATCCAGGACATGGTCCATTCACAACTGTTGAAAATGAATATATGAATCCATATCTTCATGGCTAA
- the comGA gene encoding competence type IV pilus ATPase ComGA: MQLLFDHVIQYAIQSEASDIHFIPSQSQVEVKLRVKDQLIMYDTLNKETYQKLLTLLKFQAGLDITTRHKAQSGRYIYEYKNLYYLRVSTLPLNLGTESCVIRITPQYFQTSNLDSVIDIKTTMEKKQGLILFSGPTGAGKSTLMYQMVVYAKQKLNLNIITIEDPVEQLVNGITQISVNEKADITYSSSLKAILRCDPDVILIGEIRDKYIARDVIQASLSGHLVLSTIHANDCSGVLLRLIEMGLSQQDLSQSINMIINQRLITTKNDNRQLVYETMNQSEIQFFLKNNFKLPAAFESLVDKLHSLNQEGVIDEKILRKYST; this comes from the coding sequence ATGCAATTATTATTTGACCATGTCATCCAATATGCGATTCAAAGTGAAGCAAGTGATATTCATTTTATACCTTCACAATCACAAGTTGAGGTGAAATTAAGAGTTAAAGATCAGTTAATCATGTATGACACGTTGAATAAAGAAACCTATCAAAAATTACTCACGCTTTTAAAGTTTCAAGCTGGACTTGATATTACAACACGCCACAAAGCACAAAGCGGTAGATATATTTATGAGTATAAAAATTTATATTATCTACGCGTATCTACTTTGCCACTTAATTTAGGTACTGAAAGTTGTGTCATACGCATAACACCCCAATATTTCCAAACTTCAAATTTAGACTCAGTAATAGATATTAAAACAACAATGGAAAAAAAGCAGGGCCTCATATTATTTAGTGGTCCAACGGGTGCAGGTAAAAGTACGTTGATGTATCAAATGGTCGTTTATGCAAAGCAAAAATTAAATCTTAATATTATTACAATTGAGGATCCCGTCGAACAGCTTGTAAACGGTATTACACAAATTTCAGTAAATGAAAAAGCCGATATCACATATAGTTCTTCCTTGAAAGCCATTTTAAGATGTGATCCAGATGTTATTCTAATTGGTGAAATAAGAGATAAATATATTGCCAGAGACGTCATTCAAGCGAGTTTAAGTGGCCATTTAGTATTATCCACAATTCATGCGAATGACTGCTCTGGTGTATTATTAAGGCTGATAGAAATGGGACTGTCACAGCAAGACTTGTCACAATCTATTAATATGATTATTAATCAACGTTTAATTACAACTAAAAACGATAACCGACAACTTGTTTATGAAACAATGAATCAATCTGAAATTCAATTTTTCTTAAAAAATAATTTTAAATTACCTGCAGCATTTGAAAGCTTAGTAGATAAGTTGCATTCTTTAAACCAAGAAGGCGTGATCGATGAAAAAATATTACGAAAATATTCAACATAG